From a single Nitrogeniibacter mangrovi genomic region:
- a CDS encoding Ni/Fe hydrogenase subunit alpha, protein MSTDLETAVDRTGLRRVVIDPVSRVEGHGKVTLLLDEAGHVHEARLHIVEFRGFEAFIEGRPYWEVPVMVQRLCGICPVSHHLAAAKALDPVVGALQVTPTADKMRRLMHYGQILQSHALHFFHLSSPDLLFGFDSEVGKRNIVGIAEAYPEVARQGVGLRRFGQQIIKATAGKRIHGTAAVPGGINHHLAPEDRDALSAEADAMVAWAQAAVHLVRRLHEADPSLYDRFGRFESSLLSLVRADGAMDLYDGQLRLRDAAGTILRDGVAVDDYMDFITESVKPWSYMKFPYVTDMGAAAGWYKVGPLARVQNCDFIPSPLAEAERRAFADYASGTIQHAPLAYHWARMIEMLHAAEVIRDLLADPDLVRGERMAGGVRRTNGVGVIEAPRGTLIHHYAVNDDDLVSWCNLIVSTTHNNQAMNTAVREVARQYLDGHTLTEGLLNHIEVAIRAFDPCLSCATHALGKMPLALELRDAGGTLVDRVMRHP, encoded by the coding sequence ATGAGCACTGATCTGGAAACCGCCGTCGACCGCACCGGGCTGCGGCGCGTGGTGATCGACCCGGTCTCCCGGGTGGAAGGGCATGGCAAGGTCACGCTGCTGCTCGACGAGGCTGGCCACGTTCATGAAGCGCGCCTGCACATCGTCGAATTCCGCGGCTTCGAGGCCTTCATCGAGGGACGCCCCTACTGGGAGGTGCCGGTCATGGTGCAGCGGCTGTGCGGCATCTGTCCGGTGAGTCATCATCTGGCGGCCGCCAAGGCACTCGATCCGGTGGTCGGCGCGCTGCAGGTGACGCCGACGGCCGACAAGATGCGCCGGCTGATGCACTACGGCCAGATCCTCCAGTCCCATGCGCTGCACTTCTTCCATCTGTCCTCGCCCGACCTGCTGTTCGGCTTCGATTCGGAGGTGGGCAAGCGCAACATCGTCGGCATCGCCGAAGCCTATCCCGAGGTGGCGCGCCAGGGCGTCGGCCTGCGCCGTTTCGGCCAGCAGATCATCAAGGCCACGGCGGGCAAGCGCATTCACGGTACCGCCGCGGTGCCCGGTGGTATCAACCATCACCTGGCGCCCGAGGATCGCGACGCCCTGAGCGCCGAGGCGGACGCGATGGTCGCCTGGGCGCAGGCGGCGGTGCATCTGGTGCGCCGCCTGCACGAGGCGGATCCGTCGCTTTACGACCGCTTCGGGCGCTTCGAGTCGTCCCTGCTGAGTCTGGTGCGCGCCGACGGCGCCATGGACCTGTACGACGGCCAGCTGCGCCTGCGTGACGCGGCCGGCACGATCCTGCGCGACGGGGTGGCGGTGGACGACTACATGGACTTCATTACCGAGTCGGTGAAGCCATGGAGCTACATGAAGTTTCCCTACGTGACCGACATGGGCGCCGCGGCGGGCTGGTACAAGGTGGGGCCACTGGCACGGGTGCAGAACTGCGACTTCATCCCCTCACCGCTGGCCGAAGCCGAGCGCCGGGCCTTTGCCGATTACGCGAGCGGCACGATCCAGCACGCCCCGCTGGCCTATCACTGGGCGCGCATGATCGAAATGCTCCATGCGGCCGAGGTGATCCGCGATCTGCTGGCCGACCCCGATCTGGTGCGTGGCGAGCGCATGGCGGGCGGGGTGCGGCGCACGAATGGCGTCGGCGTCATCGAGGCGCCCCGTGGCACGCTCATCCACCACTACGCGGTGAACGACGACGATCTGGTCAGCTGGTGCAACCTGATCGTGTCCACCACGCACAACAATCAGGCCATGAACACCGCGGTGCGGGAGGTGGCGCGCCAGTACCTGGACGGGCACACCCTGACCGAGGGGCTGCTCAACCACATCGAGGTGGCGATCCGCGCCTTCGATCCGTGCCTGTCCTGCGCCACCCATGCACTGGGCAAGATGCCGCTGGCGCTCGAGTTGCGCGATGCCGGCGGGACGCTGGTCGATCGGGTGATGCGTCACCCATGA
- a CDS encoding hydrogenase maturation protease, giving the protein MTRVVVLAAGNDARGDDAIGPRLLEKVEALRLPQVRTVFDFQFQVEHALELDGADLALFIDADATAECPVSLVELRAGRTPAAATHALTPAEVLGVHARVGRAPAPPVFVLAVAGVGFDLGADLSPTARSALGEAERLVDTLLTTPEPAAWRQACDETTVTPRDAFRR; this is encoded by the coding sequence ATGACCCGGGTCGTGGTGCTGGCCGCCGGCAACGACGCCCGGGGTGATGACGCCATCGGGCCGCGCCTGCTTGAGAAGGTCGAGGCCCTGCGGCTGCCGCAGGTGCGCACGGTGTTCGATTTCCAGTTCCAGGTCGAGCATGCGCTGGAACTCGACGGGGCTGACCTGGCCTTGTTCATCGACGCCGATGCCACCGCTGAGTGCCCGGTGTCGCTGGTCGAACTACGCGCCGGTCGCACGCCGGCTGCGGCGACTCATGCGCTGACGCCGGCGGAAGTGCTGGGCGTTCACGCCCGGGTCGGGCGCGCACCGGCGCCGCCGGTTTTCGTGCTCGCGGTCGCCGGCGTGGGGTTCGATCTGGGCGCGGATCTTTCGCCGACCGCCCGATCGGCGCTGGGCGAAGCGGAGCGCCTGGTGGACACCTTGCTCACCACTCCCGAGCCGGCCGCCTGGCGGCAGGCGTGTGACGAGACGACGGTCACGCCGCGAGACGCGTTCAGGCGTTGA
- a CDS encoding HDOD domain-containing protein: MYSAQEIVAANANLKTLPAIYTRIRDELESEDGSLPEVTRLVAHDAALSGRILQVVNSPLYGFAGQIDNVMRAVQLLGMQQLHDLVLAMSVSEMFEDVDTRQMNMRMFWRLGVLRGLASRVTARRCGLLDAERMFVLGLLASLGHLVLYLTVPQDVAHAQRIADETGESLDSVERRLIGASDAEVCCALFESWRLPRNFSPIAGGQYHPVLAGEHSYEAAILCLANHIVDADRLGLASQDAAQRVPSGIWPQLDLEAEQLSEIREEAELNLAAVTAMFFPRVNA, from the coding sequence ATGTATAGCGCTCAAGAAATCGTCGCCGCCAATGCCAACCTCAAGACGCTGCCGGCGATCTACACCCGGATCCGCGACGAACTCGAATCCGAGGACGGCTCGCTGCCGGAGGTGACGCGCCTGGTAGCGCACGACGCCGCGCTCAGCGGACGCATCCTCCAGGTGGTCAACAGCCCGCTGTACGGCTTCGCCGGGCAGATCGACAACGTCATGCGCGCGGTCCAGCTGCTGGGCATGCAACAGCTCCACGATCTGGTGCTCGCCATGTCGGTGAGCGAAATGTTCGAGGATGTGGACACCCGGCAGATGAACATGCGCATGTTCTGGCGCCTCGGTGTGCTGCGCGGGCTGGCCTCACGCGTGACCGCGCGGCGCTGCGGGCTGCTCGACGCGGAACGCATGTTCGTGCTCGGCCTGCTCGCCTCGCTGGGGCATCTGGTGCTCTATCTCACCGTCCCCCAGGACGTCGCCCACGCGCAGCGCATCGCCGACGAAACCGGCGAGTCGCTCGACTCGGTGGAGCGGCGCCTGATCGGCGCCAGCGACGCCGAAGTGTGCTGCGCCCTGTTCGAGAGCTGGCGCCTGCCGCGCAACTTCTCTCCCATCGCCGGCGGCCAGTACCACCCCGTTCTTGCCGGCGAACACAGCTACGAAGCGGCGATCCTGTGCCTGGCCAACCATATCGTCGACGCCGACCGGCTCGGCCTGGCCAGCCAGGACGCGGCGCAGCGGGTGCCCTCCGGCATCTGGCCGCAACTGGACCTGGAAGCCGAGCAGCTGTCCGAAATCCGCGAAGAGGCCGAGCTGAACCTCGCCGCGGTGACGGCCATGTTCTTTCCCCGCGTCAACGCCTGA
- a CDS encoding cation diffusion facilitator family transporter has translation MHAHDHGHGHAHGGHAHGAHAGGATLLLALCLTLGFAFVEAFAGWWAGSLALLGDAGHMLTDSFALGLATLAAWLSRRPPGPRLSYGMGRLEPLAALINGITMLIVIGAICWHAVLRLLDPQPVSGEAVTIVALIGLGVNILAAWLLSRGGNDLNTRAALLHVFGDLLGSVAALVSGLVIQWTGWLPIDPLLSMLICGLILASTASLLRQVFTTLLDGVPDRLSLSQVGTAIAAVDGVGSVHDLHIWSLGAGRTALSAHLVIAPGADWHQVLPRVQDILEHDFGIDHSTLQPESPQIEPLVFKRAWTRHEAGSAP, from the coding sequence ATGCACGCACACGATCACGGTCACGGTCACGCCCATGGCGGACACGCCCACGGCGCCCACGCGGGGGGCGCCACCCTGCTGCTGGCCCTGTGTCTGACCCTTGGATTCGCCTTCGTCGAAGCGTTTGCCGGCTGGTGGGCCGGCTCGCTGGCGCTGCTCGGCGACGCCGGCCACATGCTCACCGACAGTTTCGCGCTGGGTCTGGCCACCCTGGCGGCCTGGCTTTCGCGCCGCCCGCCCGGTCCACGCCTGAGCTACGGCATGGGGCGACTCGAGCCGCTCGCCGCGCTGATCAACGGCATCACCATGCTGATCGTGATCGGGGCCATCTGCTGGCATGCGGTGCTGCGCCTGCTCGACCCCCAGCCGGTTTCGGGTGAAGCGGTGACCATCGTCGCGCTCATCGGCCTCGGGGTGAACATCCTCGCCGCCTGGCTGCTGAGCCGCGGCGGCAACGACCTGAACACGCGCGCCGCGCTCCTGCATGTGTTCGGTGACCTGCTCGGCTCCGTGGCGGCCCTGGTCTCCGGCCTGGTGATTCAGTGGACCGGATGGCTGCCCATCGATCCGCTGCTGTCGATGCTCATCTGCGGGCTCATCCTCGCCTCCACCGCCTCCTTGCTCCGGCAGGTATTCACCACCTTGCTGGACGGGGTGCCCGACCGGCTGTCCCTGTCGCAGGTCGGCACCGCGATCGCGGCGGTGGATGGGGTCGGCTCGGTGCATGATCTGCATATCTGGAGTCTTGGCGCCGGACGCACCGCCCTGTCCGCGCATCTGGTCATCGCCCCGGGTGCAGACTGGCACCAGGTGCTGCCCCGGGTCCAGGACATCCTCGAGCACGACTTCGGCATCGATCACAGCACGCTGCAACCCGAGTCGCCGCAGATTGAACCGCTCGTGTTCAAACGCGCGTGGACGCGCCATGAGGCGGGCTCGGCACCGTGA
- a CDS encoding endonuclease/exonuclease/phosphatase family protein, whose translation MRVISWNIQWGRGADGRVNLSRLLDDLSCLGDFDVICLQEVASRFPGLPGGAEEDEVALLRAAFPEHTLIGAPGVDVPHPGGGRSRFGNVVLSRLPVGAVVRHRLPWPPAKGTPSMPRTAVEAVLMPCSGHPVRIITTHLEYYAADQRMAQVEKLRQLQLEAAQWAVTPQSAKEADGPFARPVWPEAAIVCGDFNFAPDAPEWARMTAVEGGRPVWSDAWFALNPGQPHPPSVGLHGAEWPDHRYCCDYFFVSRPVLGALRSVVYDACSAASDHQPVMLEVDEAAIAAA comes from the coding sequence ATGCGTGTCATTAGCTGGAATATCCAGTGGGGTCGCGGGGCCGATGGTCGCGTGAATTTGTCACGCTTGCTCGACGACTTGTCGTGTCTCGGGGATTTTGACGTGATTTGCCTCCAGGAGGTCGCAAGCCGTTTTCCCGGCCTGCCCGGCGGGGCGGAAGAAGACGAGGTTGCGCTGTTGCGCGCGGCCTTTCCCGAGCATACGCTGATCGGTGCGCCGGGCGTCGATGTGCCCCATCCGGGCGGTGGGCGCAGCCGCTTCGGCAACGTCGTGCTGTCGCGCCTGCCCGTCGGCGCCGTGGTCAGGCACCGGTTGCCGTGGCCGCCCGCGAAGGGAACCCCGAGCATGCCGCGTACGGCCGTCGAGGCGGTGCTCATGCCCTGTTCCGGTCATCCGGTGCGGATCATCACCACACACCTGGAATACTACGCGGCGGACCAGCGCATGGCGCAGGTCGAAAAACTGCGCCAGCTTCAGTTGGAGGCAGCGCAGTGGGCCGTGACCCCGCAAAGCGCCAAGGAGGCGGACGGCCCGTTCGCACGCCCCGTGTGGCCGGAAGCGGCCATTGTCTGCGGCGACTTCAACTTTGCGCCCGACGCGCCCGAATGGGCACGCATGACCGCAGTGGAAGGCGGGCGCCCGGTCTGGTCCGATGCCTGGTTCGCGCTGAATCCTGGCCAGCCACACCCGCCGAGTGTGGGCCTGCACGGCGCCGAGTGGCCCGACCATCGCTACTGTTGTGACTATTTCTTTGTCTCGCGGCCTGTACTCGGTGCATTGCGATCGGTCGTCTACGATGCCTGCAGTGCCGCGTCAGATCATCAACCGGTGATGCTCGAGGTGGATGAGGCGGCCATCGCGGCCGCCTGA
- a CDS encoding DUF2189 domain-containing protein: MQQPNNVLQDSAELPFPAIRDIKATSPFRWFASGWRDLLSCPIPSLFYGFCFAAMGLLITFVFEHAYEYTSGLTSGFLLLGPFLAMGLYEISRRRERGDGCSLTPTLMVWKRNAGNIGVFAVVLGVIFLVWARASLVVFALFYTEEMPNLSGFLDQVLRFENFEFLGVYFAVGLLFATIVFAVSVVSIPLMLDRNQDAITAMLASVGALARNPATMMAWAAGIVIMTIIGFMTFHLGLVVLMPIIGHASWHAYRDLVEPLPHP; the protein is encoded by the coding sequence ATGCAGCAACCGAACAACGTACTCCAGGATTCGGCAGAACTGCCTTTTCCCGCCATCCGGGACATCAAGGCGACGTCGCCGTTTCGCTGGTTTGCGAGTGGCTGGCGTGACCTGCTGTCGTGCCCGATCCCGAGCCTCTTCTACGGCTTCTGCTTCGCGGCGATGGGCCTGCTCATCACCTTCGTGTTCGAGCATGCCTACGAATACACGTCCGGGCTGACCTCGGGTTTCCTGTTGCTGGGCCCCTTCCTCGCCATGGGGCTGTATGAGATCAGCCGGCGGCGCGAGCGCGGCGACGGCTGTTCGCTCACCCCCACCCTGATGGTCTGGAAGCGCAACGCGGGCAACATCGGCGTCTTCGCCGTCGTGCTTGGCGTCATCTTCCTGGTCTGGGCGCGCGCCTCGCTGGTCGTGTTCGCGCTGTTCTACACCGAGGAAATGCCCAATCTGTCCGGCTTCCTCGATCAGGTCCTGCGCTTCGAGAACTTCGAATTCCTGGGCGTCTACTTCGCGGTCGGCCTGTTGTTCGCCACCATCGTGTTCGCGGTCAGCGTGGTCTCCATTCCCCTCATGCTCGACCGCAACCAGGACGCCATCACCGCCATGCTGGCCAGCGTCGGCGCGCTGGCGCGCAATCCGGCCACGATGATGGCCTGGGCGGCGGGGATCGTGATCATGACCATCATCGGCTTCATGACCTTTCACCTCGGCCTGGTGGTCCTCATGCCGATCATCGGCCATGCCAGCTGGCACGCCTATCGCGATCTGGTCGAACCGCTACCGCATCCGTAA
- a CDS encoding DUF465 domain-containing protein produces the protein MQDDFTDAAGWSETLMLLRAEHRDLDAAIDQLSANPLGDELLLKRLKKRKLALKDRISHLERMLEPPEPA, from the coding sequence ATGCAGGACGATTTCACAGACGCCGCCGGCTGGTCGGAAACCCTCATGCTGCTGCGTGCCGAGCACCGGGATCTGGACGCGGCGATCGACCAGCTCTCGGCCAATCCCCTCGGCGATGAACTGCTCCTGAAGCGCCTCAAGAAGCGCAAACTGGCGCTCAAGGACCGAATCAGCCACCTTGAGCGCATGCTCGAGCCCCCGGAGCCGGCCTGA
- a CDS encoding DUF3567 family protein has product MEVVCNNPVLYVVDFPGFDVLEVIDKRLGRGTVFRDAAARRFRAELAELSSSEEIADFDELITHYQTLLNQPAVYH; this is encoded by the coding sequence ATGGAAGTCGTTTGCAACAACCCCGTGTTGTATGTGGTGGACTTTCCCGGCTTCGACGTGCTGGAGGTCATCGACAAGCGGCTCGGCCGCGGGACGGTTTTCCGCGATGCGGCGGCCCGTCGGTTCCGGGCCGAGCTTGCCGAACTGTCCAGTTCGGAGGAGATTGCCGATTTCGACGAGCTGATCACCCATTACCAGACACTGCTCAATCAGCCGGCCGTCTATCATTGA
- the greB gene encoding transcription elongation factor GreB codes for MSKAFVKASEEDDDSPETPSGPAPSGPIYMTRRGWNTLKAELDQLVRDERPKLVETVAWAASNGDRSENGDYIYGKKRLREIDRRIRFLIKRLENAKVVDPEDQQALDQVFFGATVVITDDGGHTEQCYQIVGVDEADAGAGRISWISPLAKALLKAREGDVVNLVTPAGPREIEILEIRYE; via the coding sequence ATGAGCAAGGCGTTCGTCAAGGCGTCCGAAGAGGACGACGATTCTCCGGAAACCCCCTCCGGCCCCGCCCCCAGCGGGCCGATCTACATGACCCGGCGGGGCTGGAACACGCTCAAGGCGGAGCTTGACCAGCTGGTGCGCGACGAGCGCCCCAAGCTGGTGGAGACGGTGGCCTGGGCGGCCAGTAATGGCGATCGCTCGGAGAACGGGGACTACATCTACGGCAAGAAGCGGCTGCGGGAAATCGACCGGCGCATCCGTTTCCTCATCAAACGCCTGGAAAACGCCAAAGTGGTCGACCCGGAAGACCAGCAGGCGCTCGACCAGGTCTTTTTCGGTGCCACGGTGGTCATTACCGATGACGGGGGCCACACCGAGCAGTGCTATCAGATCGTGGGTGTGGACGAAGCCGATGCCGGCGCTGGCCGCATCAGCTGGATCTCGCCGCTGGCCAAGGCGCTGCTCAAGGCGCGCGAGGGCGATGTGGTCAATCTGGTAACGCCGGCGGGCCCGCGCGAGATCGAGATCCTGGAGATCCGATACGAATAG
- the htpG gene encoding molecular chaperone HtpG: MSEASTAEKMNFQTEVKQLLHLMIHSLYSNREIFLRELISNASDACDKLRFEALDKAELFEGDGELRIRVDYDESAATVTVSDNGIGMSRDEVITNLGTIAKSGTREFFSQLTGDQKKDANLIGQFGVGFYSAFIVADKVSVNTRRAGLAADQGVRWTCSMGEDAAGEYTIESIDKAGRGTEITLHLREDARDLVNGWQLRQLIRKYSDHIIQPILMKKEAWDEEAKAQVKGDEDETVNQANALWTRPRNEITDEEYKAFYKHVGHDFAEPLAWVHAKVEGRHEYTQLLYVPENAPFDLWDRNARHGIKLYVKRVFIMDDAEKLLPTYLRFVRGVVDSADLPLNVSREILQESKDIDTIRAGCTKKVLGMLEDMATNAAEKYATFWQAFGNVLKEGVGEDFANKDKIAGLLRFASTEADTPDQTVSLADYIGRMKAGQEKIYFVTAESFNAAKNSPHLEVFRKKGIEVLLLSDRVDEWVIGYLNEFDGKPLQSVAKGGLDLGGLEDEEEKKAAEQMADEFKALVERFKTSLGERVKDVRVTNRLTDSPACLVTDDQDMGMNLARILKAAGQSAPESKPILEINPEHPVVRRLADEQTHFDDWATVLYDQALLAEGGTLDDPATFVKQVNGLMLAMQH; the protein is encoded by the coding sequence ATGTCCGAGGCAAGCACTGCCGAAAAGATGAATTTCCAGACCGAGGTGAAGCAGCTGCTGCACCTCATGATCCATTCGCTGTATTCGAACCGAGAGATCTTCCTGCGCGAGCTGATCTCGAACGCGTCCGATGCCTGCGACAAGCTGCGTTTCGAAGCACTCGACAAGGCCGAGTTGTTCGAAGGCGACGGCGAGCTCAGGATCCGCGTCGACTACGACGAGAGCGCCGCTACCGTGACCGTGTCGGACAACGGCATCGGCATGAGCCGGGACGAGGTGATCACCAACCTCGGGACCATCGCCAAATCGGGGACGCGCGAGTTCTTCAGCCAGCTGACCGGCGATCAGAAGAAGGACGCGAACCTGATCGGCCAGTTCGGTGTGGGATTCTATTCGGCCTTCATCGTCGCCGACAAGGTCAGCGTGAACACCCGTCGTGCCGGCCTGGCGGCGGATCAGGGCGTGCGCTGGACCTGCAGCATGGGTGAGGACGCGGCAGGCGAATACACCATCGAGTCGATCGACAAGGCCGGTCGCGGAACCGAGATCACGCTGCACCTGCGCGAGGATGCCCGCGATCTGGTCAACGGCTGGCAACTGCGCCAGCTCATCCGCAAGTACTCCGACCACATCATCCAGCCCATCCTGATGAAGAAGGAGGCGTGGGACGAGGAGGCCAAGGCGCAGGTCAAGGGCGACGAGGACGAGACCGTCAATCAGGCCAACGCGCTGTGGACCCGTCCGCGAAACGAGATCACGGACGAGGAGTACAAGGCGTTCTACAAGCATGTGGGCCACGACTTTGCCGAACCGCTGGCGTGGGTCCATGCCAAGGTCGAGGGCCGGCACGAGTACACCCAGCTGCTCTACGTTCCGGAGAACGCGCCGTTCGACCTGTGGGACCGCAACGCCCGTCACGGCATCAAGCTGTACGTCAAGCGCGTGTTCATCATGGACGATGCGGAAAAGCTGCTGCCCACTTACCTGCGTTTCGTGCGTGGCGTCGTCGATTCGGCGGATCTGCCGCTCAACGTGTCTCGCGAGATCCTGCAGGAGTCCAAGGACATCGACACCATCCGTGCCGGGTGCACTAAGAAGGTTCTTGGGATGCTGGAGGACATGGCCACGAACGCGGCGGAGAAGTACGCCACGTTCTGGCAGGCCTTCGGCAACGTGCTCAAGGAAGGCGTCGGTGAGGACTTCGCCAACAAGGACAAGATTGCCGGCCTGTTGCGTTTTGCCTCCACCGAGGCGGACACCCCGGATCAGACCGTCTCTCTCGCCGACTACATCGGGCGCATGAAGGCGGGGCAGGAAAAGATCTACTTCGTGACCGCCGAAAGTTTCAACGCCGCCAAGAACAGCCCGCATCTCGAAGTGTTCCGCAAGAAAGGCATCGAGGTGCTGCTGCTCTCCGATCGGGTGGACGAATGGGTCATCGGCTATCTGAATGAATTCGACGGCAAGCCGCTGCAGTCCGTGGCCAAGGGCGGGCTCGATCTTGGTGGGCTCGAGGACGAGGAAGAAAAGAAGGCCGCCGAGCAGATGGCGGATGAATTCAAGGCGCTTGTCGAGCGCTTCAAGACCAGCCTCGGTGAGCGGGTCAAGGACGTGCGGGTGACCAATCGACTGACCGACTCGCCGGCGTGCCTGGTAACCGACGATCAGGACATGGGCATGAATCTGGCGCGCATTCTGAAGGCTGCGGGGCAGAGCGCGCCGGAGAGCAAGCCGATTCTCGAGATCAATCCCGAGCATCCGGTGGTCCGACGCCTGGCTGACGAGCAGACCCACTTCGACGACTGGGCGACGGTGCTCTACGATCAGGCCTTGCTTGCCGAGGGCGGCACGCTCGACGATCCGGCGACCTTCGTGAAGCAGGTCAACGGCTTGATGCTGGCGATGCAGCACTGA
- a CDS encoding chloride channel protein, with the protein MLVGVTLLAGLAAVVFAIGADLAIEVHRLLYHEAWWATLIVAPAGFAVIVWATRRYFPGTEGSGIPQAIAASLTEDNRIRRQFLSIRVIVAKMVLTFIGLLSGASIGREGPTVQVGASILNLISGKKHGRIAPTRDLIVAGGGAGVAAAFNTPLGGILFAIEELSRYRAFKATSPTLVAVIFAGLISLATLGNYTYFGQTLASVSWPDGLWPVLMCGAAGGLAGGLMTRLLIASYRGLPGRVGQFAADRPVMFAAICGLLTALTGLATGGITWGTGYAESKAALEGVEALPFYFMFAKAFVIWLAFISGIPGGIFAPALAVGAGIGADIALLLPGESSSAILVLGMVSFLAGITQSPITSLVIVMEMTANHQMLLPLMGAAVVSQGFSRSVAPVPLYDALAIGMLKDITRQLRGSSQPPEPPETEMPDPHEAMLEEIMGPPRPDEEDTDADLDAPKQGSEAEMDESAPPPKPDTSS; encoded by the coding sequence ATGCTGGTCGGCGTCACCCTGCTGGCGGGGCTGGCCGCAGTCGTCTTTGCCATCGGCGCGGACCTTGCCATCGAGGTGCATCGTCTGCTGTATCACGAGGCCTGGTGGGCGACCCTGATCGTGGCACCCGCCGGTTTCGCCGTCATCGTGTGGGCCACACGTCGCTATTTCCCCGGCACCGAAGGCAGCGGGATTCCTCAGGCCATTGCCGCCTCGCTCACCGAAGACAATCGTATTCGGCGCCAATTCCTGTCGATCCGCGTCATCGTGGCCAAGATGGTACTGACCTTCATCGGCCTGCTTTCGGGCGCATCGATCGGCCGCGAGGGACCGACCGTGCAGGTGGGTGCCTCCATCCTCAACCTGATCAGCGGCAAAAAGCACGGCCGCATCGCACCGACCCGCGACCTGATCGTCGCCGGTGGCGGGGCCGGTGTGGCCGCCGCATTCAACACACCGCTGGGCGGCATCCTGTTCGCCATCGAGGAGTTGTCCCGCTATCGCGCCTTCAAAGCGACCAGCCCGACGCTGGTCGCGGTGATTTTCGCCGGTCTCATCTCGCTGGCCACCCTGGGCAACTACACCTACTTCGGCCAGACGCTGGCGTCGGTCAGCTGGCCGGACGGCCTGTGGCCGGTACTCATGTGCGGCGCTGCCGGCGGACTGGCAGGCGGCCTCATGACCCGCCTGCTGATCGCTTCCTATCGCGGCTTGCCGGGGCGTGTTGGCCAGTTCGCGGCTGACCGGCCGGTCATGTTCGCCGCCATATGCGGGCTGCTCACCGCCCTGACCGGTCTGGCCACCGGCGGCATCACCTGGGGAACGGGCTATGCCGAATCCAAGGCCGCACTCGAAGGCGTCGAGGCGCTTCCCTTCTACTTCATGTTTGCCAAGGCCTTCGTCATCTGGCTCGCCTTCATCAGCGGCATTCCAGGCGGGATCTTCGCACCCGCCCTCGCCGTCGGCGCGGGCATCGGCGCGGACATCGCGCTGCTGCTGCCGGGCGAGAGCAGCTCCGCCATTCTCGTGCTGGGCATGGTCTCGTTCCTGGCCGGCATCACCCAGTCGCCGATCACGTCACTGGTGATCGTCATGGAGATGACCGCCAACCATCAGATGCTGCTCCCCCTGATGGGCGCTGCCGTCGTCTCCCAGGGCTTTTCCCGCTCCGTGGCGCCGGTGCCGCTCTATGACGCCCTGGCCATCGGCATGCTCAAGGACATCACCCGGCAGCTACGTGGCTCGAGTCAGCCGCCCGAACCGCCCGAAACGGAGATGCCGGACCCGCACGAAGCCATGCTCGAGGAAATCATGGGTCCACCCAGACCGGATGAAGAAGACACCGACGCGGACCTGGATGCGCCGAAGCAGGGATCGGAGGCCGAGATGGACGAATCCGCTCCGCCTCCCAAACCGGACACATCATCGTAA
- a CDS encoding 3-hydroxybutyryl-CoA dehydrogenase gives MEISTVGVVGSGTMGNGIAQAFAMSGVDVVMTDISQDALARAMDTIGGSLDRLIKKEKASAEDKAATLARIRTSTDVSALAPCGLVIEAATENLDIKLKLFAELDRIVSADAVLASNTSSISITRIAAATDRPERVIGMHFFNPVPMMALVELIRGLQTSDAAYAVAQGAAERIGKSVVDVRNSPGFVVNRLLCPMINEAIFALGEGLASAAQIDDAMKLGANHPIGPLALCDLIGLDVQLAIMQVLFEGFKDPKYRPAPLLVEMVEAGYLGRKTARGFFSYD, from the coding sequence TTGGAAATCAGCACGGTGGGTGTGGTGGGTTCGGGCACCATGGGCAACGGTATTGCGCAGGCGTTTGCGATGTCCGGAGTCGACGTGGTCATGACCGATATTTCGCAGGACGCCCTGGCACGCGCCATGGACACCATTGGCGGCAGCCTCGACCGCCTGATCAAGAAGGAGAAGGCGAGCGCAGAAGACAAGGCTGCCACGCTGGCGCGGATCCGGACCAGTACCGATGTGAGCGCGCTGGCTCCGTGCGGGTTGGTGATCGAGGCGGCGACCGAGAATCTGGACATCAAGCTCAAGCTGTTCGCGGAGCTGGACCGGATTGTTTCGGCCGATGCGGTGCTGGCGAGCAATACGTCGTCGATCTCGATTACCCGGATTGCGGCGGCCACCGACCGCCCGGAACGGGTGATCGGCATGCATTTCTTCAACCCGGTGCCGATGATGGCGCTGGTCGAGCTCATCCGCGGGTTGCAGACGTCGGATGCGGCCTATGCGGTCGCTCAGGGGGCCGCCGAGCGTATCGGCAAGAGCGTGGTGGACGTACGCAACAGTCCCGGATTCGTGGTCAATCGCCTGTTGTGCCCGATGATCAACGAGGCCATCTTTGCGCTCGGTGAAGGGCTGGCCAGTGCCGCACAGATCGACGACGCGATGAAGCTGGGCGCCAACCATCCCATCGGGCCGCTCGCGCTGTGCGATCTGATCGGGCTCGATGTGCAGCTGGCGATCATGCAGGTGCTGTTCGAGGGCTTCAAGGATCCCAAATACCGGCCGGCGCCTTTGCTGGTGGAGATGGTGGAGGCCGGTTACCTGGGCCGGAAGACGGCTCGAGGGTTCTTCAGCTACGACTGA